A window of Ovis canadensis isolate MfBH-ARS-UI-01 breed Bighorn chromosome X, ARS-UI_OviCan_v2, whole genome shotgun sequence contains these coding sequences:
- the BEX3 gene encoding protein BEX3 isoform X1 — protein sequence MANIHQENEEMEQPVQNGEEDRPLGGGEGHQPERNHRRGQARRLAPNFRWVIPNRQVNDGMGGEGDDMEIFMEEMREIRRKLRELQLRNCLRILMGELSNHHDHHDEFCLMP from the coding sequence ATGGCTAATATCCACCAGGAAAACGAAGAAATGGAGCAACCCGTGCAGAACGGAGAGGAAGACCGCCCTTTGGGAGGGGGCGAAGGCCACCAGCCAGAAAGAAATCATAGACGGGGACAGGCTCGCCGACTTGCCCCTAATTTCCGATGGGTTATACCCAATAGACAGGTCAATGATGGGATGGGTGGAGAGGGAGACGATATGGAAATATTCATGGAGGAGATGAGAGAAATCAGGAGAAAACTTAGGGAGCTGCAGTTGAGGAATTGTCTGCGTATCCTTATGGGGGAGCTCTCTAATCACCATGACCATCATGACGAATTTTGCCTTATGCCTTGA
- the BEX3 gene encoding protein BEX3 isoform X2 yields the protein MEQPVQNGEEDRPLGGGEGHQPERNHRRGQARRLAPNFRWVIPNRQVNDGMGGEGDDMEIFMEEMREIRRKLRELQLRNCLRILMGELSNHHDHHDEFCLMP from the coding sequence ATGGAGCAACCCGTGCAGAACGGAGAGGAAGACCGCCCTTTGGGAGGGGGCGAAGGCCACCAGCCAGAAAGAAATCATAGACGGGGACAGGCTCGCCGACTTGCCCCTAATTTCCGATGGGTTATACCCAATAGACAGGTCAATGATGGGATGGGTGGAGAGGGAGACGATATGGAAATATTCATGGAGGAGATGAGAGAAATCAGGAGAAAACTTAGGGAGCTGCAGTTGAGGAATTGTCTGCGTATCCTTATGGGGGAGCTCTCTAATCACCATGACCATCATGACGAATTTTGCCTTATGCCTTGA